Below is a genomic region from Pectobacterium polaris.
CGTCACGGCAATTGTGCCTCCCGGTGAGAACCTGTTCACCCAGCCCCTGCCATGCGGCGCGGCGGTGCTGAACGGCTTCGCCAAACCCGTAGGACTGGTACAGATCGAAGAATTGGGATTACTGCAAACGCCCATCCTGCTCAGCAACACGCTGGCAACCGGCACGCTGTTTACCACGCTGGTGCGCGATGCCATTGCCCGCAATCCTGAACTGGGTCGCACGCTGCCGACGGTGAACCCGCTGGCGCTGGAGTGCAACGACGGCTGGCTGAACGACATTCAGGCGCTGGCGGTGACGGAACACATGGCGCGACAGGCGCTGGACAATGCGGCAGAGAGCTTCGCACGCGGCAGCGTCGGCGCTGGACGCGGCATGAGCTGCTTTAGTCTGAAAGGCGGCATCGGCACCGCATCGCGCCTGATTCCAGAATTGAGCGCCACGCTCGGTGTACTGGTGCTGGCAAACTTCGGCACGCTTTCCTCACTGACGCTGGACGGCGTGCAGATGGGCGATGCTATCGCGCCTATCCTGCCGGAGCTCGCGCCGCAGCAGGATGCGGGATCGATCATCATTATCATGGCGACGGATGCCCCACTCGATGCCCGTCAGCTCAAGCGCATCGCCAAGCGTGCTGGCGCT
It encodes:
- a CDS encoding DmpA family aminopeptidase, producing MNDYQQQQQALLLKRWKTTRQLGTPRSASGPHNSISDVAGVRVGHCTLAAGEVQTGVTAIVPPGENLFTQPLPCGAAVLNGFAKPVGLVQIEELGLLQTPILLSNTLATGTLFTTLVRDAIARNPELGRTLPTVNPLALECNDGWLNDIQALAVTEHMARQALDNAAESFARGSVGAGRGMSCFSLKGGIGTASRLIPELSATLGVLVLANFGTLSSLTLDGVQMGDAIAPILPELAPQQDAGSIIIIMATDAPLDARQLKRIAKRAGAGLGRLGSYWGHGSGDIAVAFSTCPQPQPPEDAQLESLLSAAADATEHAVLDAMLQADAVTGFRGHHRPTLPQALDRLAATLYP